From one Brevibacterium sp. 'Marine' genomic stretch:
- a CDS encoding FHA domain-containing protein translates to MSQNHDQNRPTPSQPWYDNGQVPQSKKFPFGAGNGNGGDESATRMNPQVDQNGQGNTPPFGQQPADGAPQAPQYGNGQNYGGTPQGGQNYGGTPQGGPQYGNGQQFGGTPQGGQNYGASQPANQPYAGQGQGSQGQPQYQPQQNQYPPQNFGQPQSGQPQGSQGQPQYGNQPQQGGQPRQGGQPQQGGQPQYGSNGAGQYGQFDPNQQQGSQPGPGQYGQPQSGQPQGAPTGGGQDPMNDSGSQQFQGILDPHTGEIHPVPDLEGLQDADALLVVVSGPDSGSQILLDTDVVTVGRSPNADIFLDDVTVSRKHAEFIRTPSGFTLRDTGSLNGTYVGRQLIDSIELQNGADVQIGKFRMIFQQRPRS, encoded by the coding sequence ATGTCGCAGAATCACGATCAGAATCGTCCGACTCCCTCGCAGCCCTGGTATGACAACGGACAGGTCCCGCAGTCGAAGAAGTTCCCATTCGGAGCCGGAAACGGCAACGGCGGTGACGAGTCGGCAACTCGGATGAACCCTCAGGTCGACCAGAACGGCCAGGGGAACACTCCGCCCTTCGGGCAGCAGCCGGCCGACGGAGCCCCGCAGGCGCCGCAGTACGGCAACGGTCAGAACTACGGCGGCACCCCGCAGGGCGGACAGAACTACGGCGGCACGCCCCAGGGCGGACCACAGTACGGTAACGGTCAGCAGTTCGGCGGCACCCCGCAGGGCGGACAGAACTATGGTGCGTCCCAGCCGGCCAACCAGCCCTATGCCGGACAGGGTCAGGGCAGCCAGGGCCAGCCCCAATATCAGCCTCAGCAGAATCAGTATCCGCCGCAGAACTTCGGCCAGCCGCAATCCGGTCAGCCGCAGGGCAGCCAAGGTCAGCCGCAGTACGGAAACCAGCCGCAGCAGGGTGGCCAGCCGCGGCAGGGCGGCCAGCCGCAGCAGGGCGGCCAGCCGCAGTACGGCTCGAACGGCGCCGGCCAGTACGGTCAGTTCGATCCCAACCAGCAGCAGGGAAGCCAGCCCGGCCCCGGTCAGTACGGTCAGCCACAGTCCGGTCAGCCCCAGGGTGCGCCGACGGGCGGCGGTCAGGATCCGATGAATGATTCGGGCAGCCAGCAGTTCCAGGGAATCCTGGATCCGCATACCGGTGAGATCCACCCGGTGCCCGACCTCGAAGGTCTGCAGGACGCCGATGCTCTGCTCGTCGTCGTCTCCGGGCCGGACTCCGGTTCGCAGATTCTGCTCGACACCGATGTGGTCACCGTGGGCCGCAGCCCGAACGCCGACATCTTCCTCGATGACGTCACCGTCTCGCGCAAGCATGCCGAGTTCATCCGTACGCCCAGCGGTTTCACGCTGCGCGACACGGGCTCGCTCAACGGCACCTATGTGGGGCGTCAGCTCATCGACTCCATCGAACTGCAGAACGGAGCCGATGTGCAGATCGGCAAGTTCCGAATGATC
- the gcvH gene encoding glycine cleavage system protein GcvH → MADLDYPVSLRYSRDHEWVATTEDNAVVRVGITDFAQEQLGDVVYVDLPEAGDSVTAGESCGEVESTKSVSDLIAPVSGTITEVNDSLDDSPETVNSSPFEDGWMYLVELSDPAQLESLMDSEAYKELIQSEEA, encoded by the coding sequence ATGGCAGATCTGGATTATCCAGTATCTTTGCGGTACTCGCGCGACCACGAGTGGGTTGCGACCACGGAAGACAATGCAGTAGTCCGTGTGGGTATCACTGATTTCGCCCAGGAACAGCTGGGTGACGTCGTCTATGTCGACCTGCCTGAAGCCGGGGACTCGGTCACCGCAGGGGAGTCCTGTGGCGAAGTCGAGAGCACGAAGAGCGTCTCGGACCTGATCGCACCTGTGTCGGGGACCATCACCGAGGTCAACGACTCACTCGACGATTCACCTGAGACCGTGAACTCGTCGCCTTTCGAGGACGGGTGGATGTATCTCGTCGAACTCAGTGACCCCGCACAGCTCGAATCGCTGATGGACAGCGAAGCGTACAAAGAGCTCATTCAGAGCGAGGAGGCGTAA
- a CDS encoding MFS transporter → MVESARSPTRARDPRTGRARPARSESREGRVRAAAGVGLYFTGNGAVFAALLPWYPLLVDRLGLSSWQFGFVVACFAAGSLLSSALPAALIARFGAHRVVIGGTVMLGAAAAATVWSVNGVMMASCLLLLGCCDAIVDVAQNVVGISIQERSGRTILSSMHALWSLGGLLSGAAATAAASSGADMRVWLALIGVATVLITIVGRCLIGGSASPRRIAGSDADDGRGGKDGAARPKRAIMVAALPLAIVAICGASVEDIANNWAGLAAVELADVPAASAGIAFSIVIGSQCLGRFSGDVLVAKFGAGRIARLGGGLIALGGVGVIAAPEPILLLVSMGALGFGSATLVPGALGAAGRLSGVGRAGGVTLVNWLMRVGYLGTSPLVGVVATGAGLRWGLGILVFIGILTMVFARRLDVRSDER, encoded by the coding sequence GTGGTGGAGTCTGCTCGGAGTCCTACTCGCGCTCGTGATCCTCGGACTGGCCGGGCGAGACCTGCGCGCAGCGAAAGCCGCGAAGGCCGCGTGAGGGCCGCGGCCGGAGTCGGCCTCTACTTCACCGGCAACGGGGCCGTCTTCGCGGCTCTCCTGCCGTGGTATCCGCTGCTGGTCGACCGACTCGGGCTGAGTTCCTGGCAGTTCGGCTTCGTGGTCGCCTGCTTCGCCGCCGGATCGCTGCTGTCCTCGGCCCTGCCTGCCGCGCTCATCGCCCGATTCGGAGCCCACCGAGTCGTCATCGGAGGGACTGTGATGCTCGGTGCGGCCGCTGCGGCGACGGTCTGGTCGGTCAATGGTGTGATGATGGCGAGCTGCCTCCTCCTGCTGGGCTGCTGCGATGCGATCGTCGACGTCGCGCAGAACGTCGTCGGCATCTCCATCCAGGAGAGATCAGGTCGCACGATCCTGTCATCGATGCATGCGCTGTGGAGCCTCGGGGGACTGCTCAGCGGAGCCGCTGCGACCGCAGCCGCCAGCTCCGGCGCCGACATGCGGGTGTGGCTGGCGCTCATCGGCGTCGCGACCGTGCTCATCACCATCGTGGGACGTTGCCTCATCGGCGGCTCTGCCTCACCGAGACGGATCGCCGGCTCCGACGCCGACGATGGGAGAGGCGGCAAAGATGGGGCGGCCCGCCCGAAGCGAGCGATCATGGTGGCGGCGCTGCCGTTGGCGATCGTAGCGATCTGCGGTGCCTCGGTCGAAGATATTGCGAACAACTGGGCGGGGCTGGCCGCGGTCGAACTCGCGGACGTTCCGGCCGCCTCGGCGGGGATCGCCTTCAGTATCGTCATCGGCAGCCAATGCCTCGGACGGTTCAGCGGGGACGTGCTCGTGGCGAAGTTCGGGGCCGGCCGGATCGCGCGCCTCGGGGGCGGCCTCATCGCTCTGGGCGGGGTCGGCGTCATCGCGGCCCCGGAGCCGATTCTGCTGCTCGTCTCGATGGGGGCGCTCGGATTCGGCTCGGCGACGCTCGTGCCCGGTGCACTCGGCGCGGCCGGTCGACTGTCCGGCGTCGGCCGGGCCGGGGGAGTGACGCTGGTGAACTGGCTGATGCGAGTCGGCTACCTCGGCACGAGTCCGCTGGTCGGGGTCGTCGCCACGGGAGCCGGACTGCGATGGGGTCTGGGCATCCTCGTGTTCATCGGCATCCTGACGATGGTCTTCGCGCGCCGTTTGGACGTCCGAAGCGATGAGCGATGA
- a CDS encoding sodium:proton antiporter yields MSPSSRWPLRCPANREWRVSETLLIAVSLGAVMGGAITYIGNGPNFMVKSVADSAHVAMPSFGGYVWWSLRRLAPILASMVLVFMADSLWWSLLGVLLALVILGLAGRDLRAAKAAKAA; encoded by the coding sequence ATGTCACCTTCTTCGAGATGGCCGCTCAGGTGCCCGGCGAACCGAGAGTGGCGGGTGTCCGAGACCCTGCTCATCGCGGTCTCGCTCGGAGCCGTCATGGGCGGGGCCATCACCTACATCGGCAACGGACCGAACTTCATGGTCAAATCCGTCGCGGATTCGGCGCACGTGGCGATGCCGAGCTTCGGCGGCTATGTGTGGTGGTCGCTGCGCCGCCTCGCACCGATCCTCGCCTCGATGGTGCTCGTCTTCATGGCCGACTCGCTGTGGTGGAGTCTGCTCGGAGTCCTACTCGCGCTCGTGATCCTCGGACTGGCCGGGCGAGACCTGCGCGCAGCGAAAGCCGCGAAGGCCGCGTGA
- a CDS encoding VTT domain-containing protein: MNPLDWSFPIAVTWLIMFGIIICRAGGTFLLGRFARRGIRRFARVERIMAGPKYRRAEDTIDRFGAPVVALSFLTVGLQTVVNLAAGTTGMRYRRYIPALVVGGSLWALIYSTVGFLGFTAVARAYQAEPGLTVGLGLVFVIAIIGLLIGLRRDRDPAEESTSASAN, from the coding sequence ATGAATCCGCTCGACTGGTCGTTCCCGATCGCCGTGACCTGGCTGATCATGTTCGGCATCATCATCTGCCGCGCCGGCGGCACCTTCCTGCTCGGTCGCTTCGCACGCAGGGGAATCCGCAGATTCGCCCGGGTCGAGAGAATCATGGCCGGACCCAAATACCGTCGCGCCGAGGACACGATCGACCGCTTCGGGGCTCCCGTCGTGGCACTGAGCTTCCTCACCGTCGGACTGCAGACGGTGGTCAACCTCGCTGCCGGAACCACGGGGATGCGTTACCGCCGCTACATACCGGCGCTCGTCGTGGGCGGATCACTGTGGGCGCTCATCTACTCGACCGTCGGGTTCCTCGGCTTCACAGCGGTGGCCCGGGCCTACCAGGCCGAACCGGGACTCACCGTCGGGCTGGGGCTCGTGTTCGTCATCGCGATCATCGGTCTGCTCATCGGACTGCGCAGGGACCGAGACCCCGCCGAGGAGTCGACCTCCGCCTCGGCGAACTGA
- a CDS encoding amidohydrolase family protein — translation MVTVLTHATVFDGTRFLPGTRDVVIDGGRIASVTEGGQGSHNAGDEHIDCTGQTIIPGVIDCHVHLTSSGAAATSNFHDPFSLQFYNSVKNMEATLKGGVTTVRDAGGTDLGAKVAIETGVVRGPRLTIAVNIMSQTGGHGDFHLVSGAESPFLAPHPGRPSGVADGLEEVQKKARELLRAGADHIKICSTGGVLSPRDDPRHSQFTEAEISVIVAEAAAQGAHVMSHAQGAPGIKNAVRAGVRSIEHGIYLDDEAIDLMREHGTFLVPTLQAPQAVIKAADAGAGLPASVVDKARRVVDAHQESIARAHEAGVPIALGTDAGVGPHGQNLEEISLLAEVGLSTTEALAAGTSVAARLLDDDRVGRIGEGGLADLVVVDGDLRTADVRGIEDRVNAVYLDGALV, via the coding sequence ATGGTCACAGTTCTCACCCACGCCACAGTCTTCGACGGAACCCGCTTCCTGCCCGGCACTCGGGACGTCGTCATCGACGGAGGACGGATCGCCTCGGTGACCGAAGGAGGGCAGGGCTCGCACAACGCCGGAGACGAGCACATCGACTGCACGGGACAGACGATCATTCCCGGAGTCATCGACTGCCACGTCCATCTCACGAGCTCCGGCGCGGCAGCCACCTCGAACTTCCACGACCCGTTCTCGCTGCAGTTCTATAACTCCGTGAAGAATATGGAAGCCACCCTCAAGGGCGGAGTGACGACCGTGCGCGACGCCGGCGGCACCGACCTCGGCGCGAAGGTCGCCATCGAGACCGGCGTGGTGCGCGGTCCGCGACTGACGATCGCCGTGAACATCATGTCCCAGACCGGCGGGCACGGGGACTTCCACCTCGTCTCCGGAGCCGAATCCCCGTTCCTGGCCCCGCACCCGGGCCGTCCGTCGGGAGTCGCCGACGGACTCGAAGAGGTGCAGAAGAAGGCCCGGGAGCTGCTGCGGGCCGGAGCCGACCACATCAAGATCTGTTCGACCGGGGGAGTGCTGTCCCCGCGGGACGACCCGCGGCACTCGCAGTTCACAGAAGCCGAGATCTCCGTCATCGTCGCCGAGGCGGCCGCCCAAGGTGCCCATGTGATGTCCCACGCGCAGGGCGCACCGGGAATCAAGAACGCCGTGCGCGCCGGGGTGCGCTCGATCGAACACGGCATCTATCTCGACGACGAAGCCATCGACCTCATGCGTGAGCACGGCACCTTCCTCGTCCCCACCCTGCAGGCCCCGCAGGCCGTCATCAAGGCCGCCGATGCCGGTGCCGGTCTGCCTGCCTCCGTCGTGGACAAGGCCCGGCGCGTCGTCGACGCCCACCAGGAGTCGATCGCCCGGGCCCACGAGGCGGGAGTCCCGATCGCCCTGGGCACCGATGCCGGAGTCGGCCCGCACGGGCAGAACCTCGAAGAGATCAGCCTGCTGGCCGAGGTGGGACTGTCCACGACGGAGGCGCTCGCCGCCGGAACCTCCGTGGCCGCCCGTCTGCTCGACGACGATCGGGTCGGGCGGATCGGTGAGGGCGGGCTGGCCGACCTCGTCGTCGTGGACGGTGACCTGCGCACAGCCGACGTCCGCGGAATCGAGGACCGAGTCAACGCCGTCTACCTCGACGGTGCGCTCGTCTGA